The following proteins are co-located in the Polystyrenella longa genome:
- the plsX gene encoding phosphate acyltransferase PlsX — protein MRIALDVMGGDDAPQPNIDGAIAALEADSDLEIAMVGDQPLIDSLIEKSGYSGDRMQVVPAEGVVGMAEKPTIAHRKKPNNSIAVCWRLMAQKEVDGVVSAGNTGAVVAAALWSKLFLKGIKRPGIAVTLPTLRGRSILMDVGANPAARPEHLYQYGVIGSVYSRRILGVSGPSIGLMNIGSEEGKGNDLYRETHTFLSNSPLKDIYVGNVEGRGLYRGEADVLICEGFVGNIVLKVSEGMVDYLFKSVGSALMEQLDTERHIAQRVFQEVAARHQYSEAGGAPLLGIDGICIICHGSSDARSIKNALGVAKSLNDHQLNKHIVEEMQKYSL, from the coding sequence ATGCGTATTGCTTTGGATGTGATGGGTGGCGACGATGCCCCTCAACCCAATATCGATGGAGCGATTGCCGCACTCGAAGCCGATTCGGACCTCGAAATCGCGATGGTCGGGGACCAACCCCTGATTGATTCGCTGATCGAAAAGTCGGGATACTCTGGCGACCGTATGCAGGTCGTTCCGGCGGAGGGTGTTGTGGGAATGGCGGAAAAGCCGACCATTGCACATCGCAAAAAACCGAACAACTCGATCGCCGTGTGCTGGCGATTGATGGCTCAGAAAGAGGTCGATGGAGTCGTCAGTGCTGGAAATACCGGTGCCGTCGTCGCTGCTGCTCTATGGAGCAAACTCTTTCTCAAAGGGATCAAACGACCGGGAATCGCAGTGACGTTACCCACCCTGCGCGGTCGGTCGATCTTGATGGATGTGGGTGCAAACCCTGCCGCCAGACCGGAGCACCTCTATCAATATGGTGTCATCGGCTCCGTATACTCGCGGAGGATTCTGGGAGTCAGTGGACCTTCCATCGGCCTGATGAATATCGGTTCGGAAGAAGGTAAGGGCAACGATCTTTACCGTGAAACGCACACCTTTCTTTCCAACAGCCCCCTCAAGGATATTTACGTCGGTAACGTCGAAGGCCGAGGCCTCTACCGAGGCGAGGCAGATGTTCTTATCTGCGAAGGTTTCGTCGGAAACATCGTACTGAAGGTGAGTGAAGGGATGGTCGACTATCTCTTCAAGAGTGTCGGCAGTGCTTTGATGGAACAACTGGATACAGAACGCCACATTGCGCAACGCGTCTTCCAGGAAGTCGCCGCCCGACACCAATACAGCGAAGCCGGTGGAGCACCTCTGCTCGGAATCGACGGTATCTGCATCATCTGCCACGGCTCCAGTGACGCCCGATCAATTAAGAATGCTCTTGGCGTGGCCAAATCT
- the rpmF gene encoding 50S ribosomal protein L32 — MAVPKRRQSKSRSRMRRSHNAVKPIQLSYCSQCGTPAPSHVVCPTCGNYQGRTLVEAEG; from the coding sequence ATGGCTGTTCCCAAGCGGAGACAATCAAAAAGCAGATCCCGCATGCGCCGTAGCCACAACGCGGTCAAACCCATTCAGCTTTCATACTGCTCACAGTGCGGCACCCCGGCACCTTCTCATGTGGTCTGCCCAACTTGTGGAAATTACCAGGGCCGTACGCTTGTAGAAGCCGAGGGTTAA
- a CDS encoding NAD-dependent epimerase/dehydratase family protein — protein MAAERSVEKKLKVGLTGANGNIGTTLREGLRDEVEFHYFTHKAEDLEGTVADLSDSSQVEGIFEGLDAVIHLAGYIMPSTPWDEVLKNNIDATYNVFEECRRAGVKKIIFASTNHTQHGDFMDDSPMKTDPDKCRHHARLFDPPAPDSLYGVSKLFGENLGKYFSLTHRIQFVGLRIGWTEQADDPHTADGTEQEYHMSALFLSKRDCVEAFRKALETNRDYVLGYALSNNKNGIFDMRETAEKLGFVPRDSANYWPECQNQ, from the coding sequence ATGGCGGCAGAACGATCAGTCGAAAAGAAACTGAAAGTTGGTTTAACGGGGGCCAATGGGAACATTGGTACAACCCTGAGGGAAGGTCTTCGAGATGAAGTCGAATTCCATTACTTTACGCATAAAGCGGAGGATTTGGAGGGAACGGTTGCTGATCTGTCCGACAGCAGCCAGGTCGAGGGAATTTTTGAAGGTCTTGACGCCGTAATTCACCTCGCTGGATACATCATGCCTTCGACCCCTTGGGACGAAGTACTCAAAAACAATATTGATGCGACCTACAACGTTTTTGAAGAATGCAGAAGAGCAGGCGTGAAGAAGATCATTTTCGCCAGTACGAACCATACTCAACATGGCGATTTCATGGACGACAGTCCAATGAAGACAGATCCGGACAAATGTCGACACCATGCCCGCCTGTTCGATCCGCCCGCTCCGGACTCCCTCTATGGAGTCTCTAAATTGTTTGGAGAGAATTTAGGGAAATACTTCAGTCTGACCCACAGAATACAGTTTGTCGGGCTTCGGATCGGCTGGACAGAGCAAGCTGATGATCCCCATACTGCAGACGGAACAGAGCAGGAATACCACATGTCGGCCCTCTTTCTGAGCAAGCGAGATTGCGTCGAAGCCTTCCGTAAAGCACTCGAAACGAACCGTGACTACGTGCTCGGGTACGCTCTCAGCAACAACAAAAACGGCATCTTCGACATGCGAGAAACGGCTGAGAAACTCGGATTCGTACCCCGGGATTCGGCCAATTACTGGCCAGAGTGCCAAAATCAGTAG